A single window of Colletotrichum higginsianum IMI 349063 chromosome 8, whole genome shotgun sequence DNA harbors:
- a CDS encoding Disease resistance protein produces the protein MATILRPVFIYGTLCAKPLLAWALTGDATKTALLRPAKVENIARYALHGLDYPAAIREPGSCTDGYLLQPKTCSQRTKLDDFEGKVYQAETVQARLLSDESGTAEGLIEADIYLWNGDKDLVSDKSWDLDWFVRERLEDWIGLFEGMELLGDDDG, from the coding sequence ATGGCAACGATCCTAAGACCAGTCTTCATCTACGGTACTCTATGTGCGAAGCCTCTTCTTGCCTGGGCTTTGACCGGCGACGCCACCAAGACCGCCCTCCTCCGTCCGGCCAAAGTGGAAAACATTGCCCGCTATGCACTTCACGGCCTCGATTACCCGGCCGCTATAAGAGAACCCGGCTCATGCACGGACGGATATCTCTTGCAACCAAAAACCTGCTCACAGCGGACGAAGCTCGACGACTTTGAAGGCAAGGTTTACCAAGCCGAGACGGTCCAGGCCAGGCTGTTAAGCGACGAGAGTGGAACCGCGGAGGGTTTGATTGAAGCAGACATATACCTATGGAATGGTGATAAAGACCTGGTTTCAGATAAATCCTGGGACCTGGACTGGTTTGTCCGGGAGAGACTAGAGGACTGGATAGGCCTCTTCGAGGGAATGGAGTTGCTTGGAGATGATGACGGTTGA
- a CDS encoding Glycosyl hydrolase family 2: MHLTQTLLSSALTVLSLAALTNAQNTTTTAGGSAPTVGAAEPYKLQTPPLDTEWTSQVGTNPWPEHPRPQLRRENWLNLNGIWTFQAASGHKDVSHPPAGSTLDREVLIPSCIESGLSGIQELEVPHFWLARTFQVPKNWGNQSVLLHFEAVDYEATVFINGKKAAFHRGGYFRFTVDATQYLKPGGNNTLLVFVFDPTDEEGYVVPIGKQTRTPSHIFYRSCSGIWQTVWLESAPQNHITQLDVAADHKGHGKSHPRNLSVLVHSSSNSSSQVQIAVVDKNGKTVGQGTGNSGTAFNFTVSSPSVWSPSTPNLYNITVRLGNDNVTSYTGFRTISTGVVNGIKRPLLNGEFIFMFGTLDQGYWPDGLHTPPSVEAMTYDLKILKKLGMNMVRKHIKIEPDLFYHACDQLGLLVIQDMPSMTANSGRLPNAEQQAEFERQLQIMIEEHKSYTSIVTWTIYNEGWGQLRNAPYPEAKLVDVVRRIDPTRLVNANSGWFDHGFGDYSDNHHYANPQCGTPFYSLASSPYDKARIGFQGEFGGIGHNVSIEHLWNVQQAIDSINQTYEIDETLEAYNYRGRVLLREFREQVEMYACSGGVWTQTSDVEGEVNGLVTYDRRVLRPDLAQWQVDIQSLFDAAKSRSGPVNATM; this comes from the exons ATGCATCTCACGCAGACGCTCCTCTCGTCCGCGCTGACGGTGCTGTCTCTGGCCGCCCTCACAAATGCCCAAAATACGACGACAACCGCTGGaggctcggcgccgacggttGGCGCCGCGGAGCCCTACAAACTGCAGACTCCGCCTCTCGACACGGAATGGACGTCCCAGGTCGGCACGAATCCGTGGCCCGAACACCCGCGGCCGCAGCTGCGCCGGGAGAACTGGCTCAACCTGAACGGCATCTGGACCTTCCAGGCCGCGAGCGGACACAAAGATGTCAGTCACCCGCCCGCCGGGAGCACACTAGACCGCGAGGTCCTCATCCCCTCGTGTATCGAGAGCGGGTTGTCAGGGATCCAGGAGCTTGAGGTTCCTCACTTTTGGCTGGCAAGGACCTTCCAAGTGCCCAAGAACTGGGGGAACCAGTCGGTACTTCTCCacttcgaggccgtcgactACGAAGCCACCGTGTTCATCAACGGCAAGAAGGCCGCGTTCCACCGGGGAGGGTATTTCCGCTTCACGGTCGACGCGACGCAGTATCTTAAACCCGGAGGCAACAACACTTT gCTTGTGTTTGTCTTTGACCCCACAGATGAGGAGGGATACGTCGTCCCAATCGGCAAGCAGACGAGGACGCCTTCGCACATCTTCTACCGCTCATGCTCTGGCATCTGGCAGACGGTTTGGTTGGAGAGCGCGCCGCAGAACCACATCACGCAACTGGATGTCGCCGCTGACCACAAGGGACACGGCAAGTCACATCCAAGGAATC TAAGCGTTCTTGTCCACAGCTCCTCAAACTCTTCGTCGCAAGTCCAGATCGCCGTTGTCGACAAAAACGGCAAGACGGTCGGGCAGGGCACCGGGAACTCCGGGACCGCCTTCAACTTTACCGTGTCGTCGCCCAGCGTTTGGTCACCATCGACCCCTAATTTATACAACATCACCGTGAGGCTCGGAAACGATAACGTTACGAGTTACACCGGCTTCCGCACCATCTCCACCGGAGTTGTCAACGGCATCAAGCGCCCTCTGCTGAACGGCGAATTCATCTTCATGTTCGGCACCCTTGACCAGGGATACTGGCCTGACGGACTCCACACACCGCCGAGCGTGGAGGCCATGACCTATGATCTGAAGATTCTCAAGAAACTGGGAATGAATATGGTCCGCAAGCAC ATCAAAATCGAGCCCGACTTGTTCTATCACGCCTGTGACCAGCTCGGTCTGCTTGTCATCCAGGATATGCCGAGCATGACAGCCAACTCTGGACGTCTGCCAAACGCCGAACAGCAGGCCGAGTTCGAGCGCCAGCTGCAGATTATGATTGAGGAGCACAAGAGCTACACCAGCATCGTCACCTGGACCATCTATAACGAGGGTTGGGGCCAGCTCCGAAACGCGCCGTACCCCGAGGCcaagctcgtcgacgtcgtccgcaGGATCGATCCCACTAGACTTGTCAACGCCAACAGCGGCTGGTTCGATCACGGATTCGGTGACTACTCAGACAACCACCACTACGCCAACCCCCAGTGCGGCACGCCCTTCTACTCGCTTGCTTCCTCTCCTTACGACAAGGCCCGCATCGGATTCCAGGGCGAGTTCGGCGGCATCGGACACAACGTCTCCATCGAGCA CCTGTGGAATGTGCAGCAGGCCATCGACTCCATTAACCAGACGTACGAGATCGACGAGACCCTCGAGGCCTACAACTACCGCGGCCGCGTACTCCTCAGGGAGTTCCGCGAGCAGGTCGAAATGTACGCgtgcagcggcggcgtctggaCGCAGACgagcgacgtcgagggcgaggtcaaCGGCCTGGTCACGTACGACCGCCGTGTCCTCCGCCCCGACCTCGCGCAGTGGCAGGTCGATATCCAGAGCTtgttcgacgccgccaagtcCCGGAGCGGCCCCGTGAATGCTACCATGTAA
- a CDS encoding Crisp-1 — MAPLTLLFSSFVFSLALGAPVSTGDSNLGRDLLIAQSFRQKVAGPEGITKNWTGGGDVCKLDGFYCEHNPNTGAEAVAGIDLNGFGLYGDHLTLDGFLDKMTDLTFFHANSNNFTGSLPKDLTALKWLYEIDLSSNKLSGPFPRSVLDINLTFLDLRFNEFSGPIPREVFDLDLDVLFLNDNRFSSGIPDNLGSSPVLYLTLANNKLSGSIPKSIGSMKHVQEILLLGNALSGSIPRTWATQNLTLFDASYNRLSGSVPEDLCKLESLEVLNLSDNNLGGSLGPACAALVEKKILDVSNNCIKGAKDQKPADQCRSKE; from the coding sequence ATGGCCCCCCTCACGCTCCTTTTCTCGTCGTTCGTTTTCtctctcgccctcggcgctcCTGTCTCTACTGGCGACTCGAATCTGGGCAGGGATCTTCTCATTGCGCAATCCTTTAGGCAGAAAGTTGCTGGGCCCGAAGGCATCACCAAGAACTGGACTGGCGGTGGCGACGTCTGCAAGCTCGATGGCTTCTACTGCGAACACAACCCCAAcacgggcgccgaggccgtcgcagGGATCGACCTCAACGGTTTCGGCCTGTACGGAGACCACCTGACGCTGGACGGCTTCCTCGACAAGATGACGGACCTGACCTTCTTCCACGCCAACTCCAACAACTTCACGGGGTCGCTGCCGAAGGACCTCACGGCGCTCAAGTGGCTGTACGAGATCGACCTGAGCTCGAACAAGCTCTCCGGCCCCTTCCCGAGGAgcgtcctcgacatcaaCTTGACCTTCCTCGACCTGCGGTTCAACGAGTTCTCCGGCCCCATCCCACGCGAggtcttcgacctcgacctcgacgtcctcttcctcaacgACAACCGGTTCTCGTCCGGCATCCCGGACAACCTCGGGTCCTCCCCCGTCCTGTACCTTACCCTGGCCAACAACAAGCTGAGCGGCTCCATCCCCAAGTCAATCGGGAGCATGAAGCACGTCCAGGAgatcctgctgctgggcaACGCCCTGTCGGGGTCGATCCCCAGGACGTGGGCGACGCAGAACCTCACGCTGTTCGACGCCAGCTACAACAGGCTGTCGGGATCCGTCCCCGAAGACCTTTGCAAGCTCGAGAGCTTGGAGGTGCTGAACCTGTCCGACAACAACTTGGGCGGTTCTCTTGGGCCTGCCTGCGCCGCTCTggtcgagaagaagatctTGGACGTGTCTAACAACTGCATCAAGGGAGCAAAGGACCAGAAGCCCGCAGACCAGTGCCGGTCCAAGGAGTGA